A single genomic interval of Aureliella helgolandensis harbors:
- a CDS encoding pyridoxamine 5'-phosphate oxidase family protein produces the protein MSAEQRKTFIDACKQFDQAMLVTHAPESNLIARPMFVAGVEDDGDIWFATDSDTQKVDEIANHPEVCVTMSGGGTYLSISGTAEVVEDRTMVEAMWSEPWRVWFPQGPQSTRIALIRVNARFGELWSNSGVNRLKYVFKAVQAYAKGTRPDLDESQHSKVKL, from the coding sequence ATGTCCGCTGAACAGCGCAAGACTTTTATTGACGCGTGCAAGCAATTCGACCAAGCAATGCTGGTCACACACGCGCCCGAGAGCAATCTGATCGCACGCCCCATGTTTGTTGCTGGCGTGGAAGACGACGGTGACATCTGGTTCGCAACCGATTCCGACACTCAAAAGGTAGATGAGATCGCCAATCACCCCGAGGTGTGTGTGACCATGTCGGGCGGTGGTACCTACCTATCCATCAGTGGTACTGCTGAGGTGGTGGAGGATAGGACGATGGTCGAGGCAATGTGGAGTGAACCCTGGCGCGTCTGGTTTCCTCAAGGTCCTCAAAGCACTCGCATCGCTCTAATCCGCGTCAACGCACGTTTCGGCGAGTTGTGGTCGAATTCAGGAGTGAACCGCCTCAAGTACGTCTTTAAGGCGGTGCAGGCCTATGCGAAAGGGACGCGACCGGATCTGGACGAATCGCAGCATTCAAAAGTTAAGCTGTGA
- a CDS encoding LysR family transcriptional regulator: protein MELDQLRYFLRVAEFSNFTRAAESLMISQSALSRSIQRLEEELGQPVFERQARALKLTDAGTLLRQRAQQVLALADDMLAEITDDGQSGRIRVGAIPTIAPYLLPDVLRGFSTEFPQARLLVQEQTTDVLLKGCTDGEIDIAIVALPIVSKYLKTEALLEEELWLILPPGHPLNARKNIRVSDVESCPFVLLNEAHCLSDNIVAFCRHRAIQPVAVERTSQLATVQELVSLAHGVSFIPDMAKVRDDSSRRVYRRIAGVKPMRTIAMVWNPYRFQSKLLETFKQHLRGLTAPGK from the coding sequence ATGGAACTTGATCAACTGCGATACTTTCTGCGGGTCGCCGAGTTTAGCAATTTCACTCGGGCTGCCGAATCTCTGATGATTTCGCAGTCTGCTTTGAGTCGTTCGATCCAGCGTTTAGAGGAAGAGCTCGGACAACCCGTATTCGAACGCCAGGCTCGTGCTTTGAAGCTCACCGATGCTGGGACGCTCCTGCGGCAGCGAGCTCAACAAGTGCTGGCGCTCGCCGACGATATGCTGGCTGAGATTACCGATGATGGACAGAGTGGGCGGATCCGAGTTGGGGCGATTCCCACCATTGCCCCCTACCTTCTGCCCGATGTGCTCCGCGGATTCTCGACGGAGTTTCCTCAGGCTAGGTTGCTGGTGCAAGAGCAAACGACCGACGTCCTACTCAAGGGCTGCACTGACGGGGAGATCGACATTGCCATCGTCGCCTTGCCCATTGTCAGCAAGTACCTGAAAACCGAAGCGTTGTTGGAGGAGGAGCTGTGGCTTATCCTTCCTCCCGGCCATCCACTGAACGCACGCAAGAATATTCGCGTTAGCGACGTTGAATCGTGCCCGTTTGTGTTGTTAAACGAAGCTCACTGTCTATCGGATAATATCGTCGCCTTCTGTCGACATCGCGCGATTCAACCGGTTGCCGTGGAACGGACGAGTCAATTGGCCACCGTGCAGGAATTGGTTTCGTTGGCACATGGCGTGTCTTTTATTCCCGACATGGCAAAGGTTCGCGATGACTCTTCGCGCCGCGTGTACCGACGGATCGCTGGCGTGAAACCCATGCGGACGATCGCGATGGTGTGGAATCCCTACCGCTTTCAAAGCAAGTTGCTGGAAACATTCAAGCAGCATTTGCGAGGGCTGACGGCGCCGGGCAAGTAG
- a CDS encoding BON domain-containing protein, with the protein MEPTTSPSPTENSLAQNSLALRVERALRQGSYRQQLTRVHCRSQGADVVLEGSTDSFYLKQIGQTIAAKVDGVARVFNRIEVPHSPIRRPK; encoded by the coding sequence ATGGAACCTACGACTTCACCATCCCCAACCGAAAATTCACTAGCACAGAATTCGCTAGCATTACGTGTGGAACGCGCGCTGCGGCAAGGCAGCTATCGCCAACAGTTGACGCGCGTCCATTGCCGTTCACAAGGTGCCGACGTTGTGCTCGAGGGCTCGACCGATTCGTTCTACCTTAAGCAAATCGGCCAAACAATCGCAGCAAAAGTTGATGGGGTGGCGCGAGTCTTCAATCGCATTGAAGTTCCTCACTCTCCCATCCGACGCCCAAAGTAA